In Miscanthus floridulus cultivar M001 chromosome 5, ASM1932011v1, whole genome shotgun sequence, one genomic interval encodes:
- the LOC136449664 gene encoding uncharacterized protein isoform X2 gives MAQEAAPARPAGPTRLVYFDDMGALRYSATVLSVHQEDGGRVAVVLDATVFHPQGGGQPADTGVISAGGARFLVEDVRAKDGVVFHYGRFEGTEQGCGIGFKEEETVSLEVDAERRSFNSRLHSAGHLLDICIHNVGLFHLQPGKGYHFPDGAFVEYKGVIPPDQIPVKKNELEREANRLISEGAKVLASVFPYEEAAILCGGSLPSYISKDSTPRIVKFGDNPGGPCGGTHVADISIINSLKVTNIRVKKGLTKVSYSISP, from the exons ATGGCGCAGGAGGCTGCACCGGCGAGGCCTGCGGGCCCCACCAGGCTTGTCTACTTCGATGATATGGGAGCGCTCCGCTACTCCGCCACCGTCCTCTCCGTCCACCAG GAGGACGGCGGCCGGGTAGCGGTGGTGCTGGACGCCACAGTCTTCCACCCGCAGGGCGGCGGCCAACCGGCGGACACGGGCGTCATCTCCGCCGGCGGAGCCAGGTTTCTCGTCGAGGATGTGCGGGCGAAGGACGGAGTG GTTTTCCACTATGGAAGATTTGAGGGCACGGAACAAGGATGTGGGATTGGATTTAAAGAGGAGGAAACCGTTAGCTTGGAGGTTGACGCAGAACGGCGCAGCTTTAATTCAAG GCTTCATTCTGCTGGGCATTTGTTGGACATCTGTATCCACAATGTAGGCCTCTTTCATCTGCAACCTGGGAAAGGCTACCATTTTCCTGATGG AGCGTTTGTTGAGTATAAGGGAGTAATTCCTCCAGATCAAATACCGGTTAAGAAAAATGAACTGGAAAGGGAAGCCAATAGGCTAATTTCAGAAGGAGCGAAG GTCTTAGCTTCTGTTTTTCCTTATGAGGAGGCAGCGATATTATGCGGAGGTTCTCTGCCTAGCTACATTTCAAAG GATAGCACTCCTCGCATTGTGAAGTTCGGGGATAATCCTGGTGGTCCTTGCGGTGGTACTCATGTTGCTGACATTTCAATCATCAATAGCCTAAag GTAACAAACATAAGAGTCAAGAAAGGCCTCACTAAAGTCTCATACAGCATCAGCCCATGA
- the LOC136451745 gene encoding fruit protein pKIWI502-like isoform X2, which yields MLLRSAPRRLHLLRPHHLRLLSAAALASAAPAQLPTEWAEAPLACVRPATADASLFHVSLDLSAHRRLLASHAAAGQFLPFRLPTAPYPIFLAIASPPPPPPTPEALAGSGSVSCFDFLVKRLPGTPSARLCDLRPGDLVHVGASVVGSGFDVARIADARDVLVFATGSGISPIRSLIESGFAENKRTGVSLFYGVRNLQRMAYQERFDDWESRGVKIVPVLSRPDGQWTGERGYVQNVFSRMKNIVNPSSVGAILCGHKQMTETKMTRSASFAAHTSCRKLYT from the exons ATGCTCCTGCGGTCCGCGCCGCGCCGCCTCCACCTACTCCGCCCGCACCACCTACGCCTCCTCTCCGCCGCTGCGCTCGCCTCCGCCGCCCCGGCCCAGCTCCCAACCGAGTGGGCCGAGGCTCCGCTTGCCTGCGTCCGCCCGGCCACCGCCGACGCCTCGCTCTTCCACGTCTCGCTTGACCTCTCCGCGCACCGGAGGCTCCTCGCctcccacgccgccgccggccagttCCTCCCCTTCCGTCTCCCCACCGCGCCATACCCCATCTTCCTCGCCATCGCAtcccctcctcccccaccccccACGCCCGAGGCCCTGGCCGGGTCAGGGTCAGTCTCCTGCTTCGACTTCCTCGTCAAGCGCCTCCCGGGAACCCCCTCCGCGCGCCTTTGTGACCTCCGCCCCGGCGACCTCGTCCATGTTGGCGCCAGCGTCGTCGGCAGCGGATTTGACGTCGCCAGGATAGCCGACGCCCGCGACGTTCTCGTCTTCGCCACCGGATCCGGGATCAG CCCTATACGGTCACTTATTGAGTCAGGTTTTGCTGAAAACAAAAGAACTGGTGTAAGCCTCTTTTATGGGGTTAGGAATCTTCAGAGGATGGCATATCAG GAGAGGTTCGATGATTGGGAATCCAGAGGAGTTAAAATTGTTCCTGTCCTCTCAAGACCAGATGGTCAATGGACAGGTGAGCGAGGTTATGTCCAG AATGTGTTCTCAAGGATGAAGAACATTGTAAACCCTTCATCAGTGGGAGCAATTTTGTGTGGGCATAAACAGATGACTGAG ACTAAAATGACTAGAAGTGCAAGTTTTGCAGCACATACATCTTGTAGAAAATTGTACACCTAG
- the LOC136451746 gene encoding uncharacterized protein: protein MASSALLQASTAFTPVFSPLPYRLQTAPRLHLHGSPNCRRGVSLAASSAASPEVEKESSPPSSPQEPLSAVADSVKVLKKAAKTRKVPAPEILSALSKIKKVKLDTSTFFETLGGTESPGRTWMLIFTAKGRLDKGQYFPVTAVQRFDAAGKRIENGIYLGPIGCLTFEGRLSWKKKILAFIFEQVRIKVGPLGPLEIGFGSSNDDREPSTKDPFFVWFYVDEEIAVAQGRGGGVAYWCRCQRVP, encoded by the exons atggcgtCGTCAGCCTTGCTCCAAGCTTCCACGGCCTTCACTCCAGTCTTCTCTCCGCTCCCGTACCGACTCCAGACCGCGCCACGGCTGCATCTCCACGGCTCCCCCAACTGTCGCCGCGGCGTATCACTCGCTGCTTCCTCCGCCGCGTCGCCGGAAGTCGAGAAAGAGTCGTCCCCCCCGTCCTCGCCGCAGGAACCTCTGTCG GCTGTCGCGGACAGTGTGAAGGTGCTCAAGAAGGCAGCCAAGACAAGGAAAGTACCTGCACCGGAAATTCTCTCGGCGCTGTCCAAGATCAAGAAGGTGAAACTTGACACATCGACATTCTTTGAGACACTTGGTGGTACTGAGTCTCCAGGCAGGACATGGATGCTTATCTTCACTGCAAAG GGTCGGCTGGATAAAGGACAGTATTTTCCAGTGACTGCAGTCCAGCGCTTCGATGCTGCG GGCAAACGGATTGAGAATGGCATATATTTGGGCCCTATTGGGTGCTTAACGTTTGAAGGGAGGTTGTCATGGAAAAAGAAAATACTCGCATTCATCTTCGAGCAGGTTCGCATAAAGGTTGGACCATTGGGTCCCCTAGAAATCGGCTTTGGAAGCAGCAATGATGATAGGGAACCCAGCACAAAGGACCCGTTCTTTGtttggttttatgttgatgagGAAATCGCTGTTGCGCAAGGCAGAGGCGGTGGAGTAGCTTACTGGTGCAGATGTCAGCGTGTCCCCTGA
- the LOC136451745 gene encoding fruit protein pKIWI502-like isoform X1, with the protein MLLRSAPRRLHLLRPHHLRLLSAAALASAAPAQLPTEWAEAPLACVRPATADASLFHVSLDLSAHRRLLASHAAAGQFLPFRLPTAPYPIFLAIASPPPPPPTPEALAGSGSVSCFDFLVKRLPGTPSARLCDLRPGDLVHVGASVVGSGFDVARIADARDVLVFATGSGISPIRSLIESGFAENKRTGVSLFYGVRNLQRMAYQERFDDWESRGVKIVPVLSRPDGQWTGERGYVQNVFSRMKNIVNPSSVGAILCGHKQMTEEITRVLVADGLSKDRILTNF; encoded by the exons ATGCTCCTGCGGTCCGCGCCGCGCCGCCTCCACCTACTCCGCCCGCACCACCTACGCCTCCTCTCCGCCGCTGCGCTCGCCTCCGCCGCCCCGGCCCAGCTCCCAACCGAGTGGGCCGAGGCTCCGCTTGCCTGCGTCCGCCCGGCCACCGCCGACGCCTCGCTCTTCCACGTCTCGCTTGACCTCTCCGCGCACCGGAGGCTCCTCGCctcccacgccgccgccggccagttCCTCCCCTTCCGTCTCCCCACCGCGCCATACCCCATCTTCCTCGCCATCGCAtcccctcctcccccaccccccACGCCCGAGGCCCTGGCCGGGTCAGGGTCAGTCTCCTGCTTCGACTTCCTCGTCAAGCGCCTCCCGGGAACCCCCTCCGCGCGCCTTTGTGACCTCCGCCCCGGCGACCTCGTCCATGTTGGCGCCAGCGTCGTCGGCAGCGGATTTGACGTCGCCAGGATAGCCGACGCCCGCGACGTTCTCGTCTTCGCCACCGGATCCGGGATCAG CCCTATACGGTCACTTATTGAGTCAGGTTTTGCTGAAAACAAAAGAACTGGTGTAAGCCTCTTTTATGGGGTTAGGAATCTTCAGAGGATGGCATATCAG GAGAGGTTCGATGATTGGGAATCCAGAGGAGTTAAAATTGTTCCTGTCCTCTCAAGACCAGATGGTCAATGGACAGGTGAGCGAGGTTATGTCCAG AATGTGTTCTCAAGGATGAAGAACATTGTAAACCCTTCATCAGTGGGAGCAATTTTGTGTGGGCATAAACAGATGACTGAG GAAATCACAAGAGTTCTTGTTGCCGATGGTTTGTCAAAAGATAGGATCTTAACTAACTTCTGA
- the LOC136449664 gene encoding uncharacterized protein isoform X3 has product MGSSQSRQKSTRSSTQKMNAAFSWQPGGERLEREALVLAGELVGGVDLDVAARAPRSFVGAAHHRGSRALARVKQSRAEQQRMREGRELRGKSIARVERAEQGRARERRKFDDGADDGAAPAAEGARWRDRARPRRVRDSGATPSYGACNGKSTRGREPTGDEAPGKRNGKSARGSEDSTPRIVKFGDNPGGPCGGTHVADISIINSLKVTNIRVKKGLTKVSYSISP; this is encoded by the exons ATGGGCTCGTCGCAGTCCCGGCAGAAGAGCACCCGGTCCTCCACGCAGAAGATGAACGCCGCTTTCTCCTGGCAGCCTGGCGGAGAGCGCCTCGAGCGGGAGGCGCTGGTGCTTGCTGGCGAGCTTGTTGGCGGCGTGGATCTCGACGTCGCAGCGCGCGCACCGCGCAGCTTCGTCGGCGCAGCACACCACCGTGGCAGCCGCGCCCTCGCACGCGtcaagcagagcagagcagaacaGCAGAGGATGCGAGAGGGGCGCGAGCTGCGCGGGAAATCAATCGCGCGCGTGGAAAGAGCGGAGCAAGGGCGCGCGCGGGAACGGAGGAAGTTCGACGACGGGGCAGACGACGGGGCCGCGCCGGCCGCAGAAGGCGCGCGATGGCGGGACCGCGCCCGGCCGCGGAGAGTGCGCGACAGCGGGGCCACGCCCAGCTACGGAGCGTGCAACGGGAAGAGCACGCGAGGGAGAGAGCCGACGGGCGACGAAGCTCCAGGCAAGCGCAACGGAAAGAGCGCGCGAGGGAGCGAG GATAGCACTCCTCGCATTGTGAAGTTCGGGGATAATCCTGGTGGTCCTTGCGGTGGTACTCATGTTGCTGACATTTCAATCATCAATAGCCTAAag GTAACAAACATAAGAGTCAAGAAAGGCCTCACTAAAGTCTCATACAGCATCAGCCCATGA
- the LOC136449664 gene encoding uncharacterized protein isoform X1, producing the protein MFISSESSVFRASCAFDLNHLALPGTPHPSPNFLVSCHRRRSLPVSHHRLHGNMAQEAAPARPAGPTRLVYFDDMGALRYSATVLSVHQEDGGRVAVVLDATVFHPQGGGQPADTGVISAGGARFLVEDVRAKDGVVFHYGRFEGTEQGCGIGFKEEETVSLEVDAERRSFNSRLHSAGHLLDICIHNVGLFHLQPGKGYHFPDGAFVEYKGVIPPDQIPVKKNELEREANRLISEGAKVLASVFPYEEAAILCGGSLPSYISKGESQTLSLERKKRC; encoded by the exons ATGTTCATTTCTTCAGAATCTTCAGTATTCCGAGCGTCTTGCGCGTTTGATTTGAACCACTTGGCGCTGCCTGGTACTCCTCACCCCAGCCCGAACTTCCTTGTCAGTTGTCACCGGCGGCGATCACTTCCAGTCTCCCACCACCGCCTCCACGGAAACATGGCGCAGGAGGCTGCACCGGCGAGGCCTGCGGGCCCCACCAGGCTTGTCTACTTCGATGATATGGGAGCGCTCCGCTACTCCGCCACCGTCCTCTCCGTCCACCAG GAGGACGGCGGCCGGGTAGCGGTGGTGCTGGACGCCACAGTCTTCCACCCGCAGGGCGGCGGCCAACCGGCGGACACGGGCGTCATCTCCGCCGGCGGAGCCAGGTTTCTCGTCGAGGATGTGCGGGCGAAGGACGGAGTG GTTTTCCACTATGGAAGATTTGAGGGCACGGAACAAGGATGTGGGATTGGATTTAAAGAGGAGGAAACCGTTAGCTTGGAGGTTGACGCAGAACGGCGCAGCTTTAATTCAAG GCTTCATTCTGCTGGGCATTTGTTGGACATCTGTATCCACAATGTAGGCCTCTTTCATCTGCAACCTGGGAAAGGCTACCATTTTCCTGATGG AGCGTTTGTTGAGTATAAGGGAGTAATTCCTCCAGATCAAATACCGGTTAAGAAAAATGAACTGGAAAGGGAAGCCAATAGGCTAATTTCAGAAGGAGCGAAG GTCTTAGCTTCTGTTTTTCCTTATGAGGAGGCAGCGATATTATGCGGAGGTTCTCTGCCTAGCTACATTTCAAAG GGTGAATCACAAACACTGAGTTTGGAGAGAAAGAAACGATGTTGA
- the LOC136451745 gene encoding fruit protein pKIWI502-like isoform X3, giving the protein MLLRSAPRRLHLLRPHHLRLLSAAALASAAPAQLPTEWAEAPLACVRPATADASLFHVSLDLSAHRRLLASHAAAGQFLPFRLPTAPYPIFLAIASPPPPPPTPEALAGSGSVSCFDFLVKRLPGTPSARLCDLRPGDLVHVGASVVGSGFDVARIADARDVLVFATGSGISPIRSLIESGFAENKRTGVSLFYGVRNLQRMAYQERFDDWESRGVKIVPVLSRPDGQWTECVLKDEEHCKPFISGSNFVWA; this is encoded by the exons ATGCTCCTGCGGTCCGCGCCGCGCCGCCTCCACCTACTCCGCCCGCACCACCTACGCCTCCTCTCCGCCGCTGCGCTCGCCTCCGCCGCCCCGGCCCAGCTCCCAACCGAGTGGGCCGAGGCTCCGCTTGCCTGCGTCCGCCCGGCCACCGCCGACGCCTCGCTCTTCCACGTCTCGCTTGACCTCTCCGCGCACCGGAGGCTCCTCGCctcccacgccgccgccggccagttCCTCCCCTTCCGTCTCCCCACCGCGCCATACCCCATCTTCCTCGCCATCGCAtcccctcctcccccaccccccACGCCCGAGGCCCTGGCCGGGTCAGGGTCAGTCTCCTGCTTCGACTTCCTCGTCAAGCGCCTCCCGGGAACCCCCTCCGCGCGCCTTTGTGACCTCCGCCCCGGCGACCTCGTCCATGTTGGCGCCAGCGTCGTCGGCAGCGGATTTGACGTCGCCAGGATAGCCGACGCCCGCGACGTTCTCGTCTTCGCCACCGGATCCGGGATCAG CCCTATACGGTCACTTATTGAGTCAGGTTTTGCTGAAAACAAAAGAACTGGTGTAAGCCTCTTTTATGGGGTTAGGAATCTTCAGAGGATGGCATATCAG GAGAGGTTCGATGATTGGGAATCCAGAGGAGTTAAAATTGTTCCTGTCCTCTCAAGACCAGATGGTCAATGGACAG AATGTGTTCTCAAGGATGAAGAACATTGTAAACCCTTCATCAGTGGGAGCAATTTTGTGTGGGCATAA